A genome region from Lucilia cuprina isolate Lc7/37 chromosome 3, ASM2204524v1, whole genome shotgun sequence includes the following:
- the LOC111684635 gene encoding uncharacterized protein LOC111684635: MGTSTDRMPMGKMRRNMSLMWKLLAIIVIIQASGISAKQIQNDLIFDDTFDIDQFEDAASSTKLRSARDLDEKAFIEDELQPVDEADNEGSSTSSNDGSWLMQSVKRVRRELGRLFGSEEKKLVADKKHAKNVAKLEKQRKRQAKLAEKQKRKAANAARNNKAKNRLNKRQSYGDEVEGSGDDTEGYGEHDTWQTLFSLSEPWVNEYRMGKGYARFMELQQQIHDGFLQFITDNYGNDEDEDSYLHLTLIRVEPTHDSFIIHVIVQIDLPERWSDFGQRFQHHLMTYKKLGETFGADADNSYYFRRVRDLQDHERVDLTDDYNHNGAESHHHGEGVDINNAYHGAGEGTATHHANNGNPVAGEFNECDSEGYFQCSNGQMIECHNLCNNYADCDDDSDEDVEMCNKYNLEEVDEDLDEDEDIVTSQEGHREGETTDTPNYDDNTAYDPYDYDREQEMERERQLEIQRERERQIELEQERQRQLQHEREMAEQERAKQYEAEREREEQERARQYEEQLAREEEERARQYELEEQERERQEREREEEERRAHEMDYEREHGGEHDGQPDHDQTYDHEYQPDHDQTYGHEYQPQPGHDQSYGQPQPGHDQSYDHEYQPQPGDDQSYGQPQPGHDQSYGQPQPGHDQSYGQPQPGHDQSYGQPQPGHDQSYGQPQGGHDQSYGQPQAGHDQSYGHDYQPGTSAEDSEYDCHVNPHGYFICQSGETVPCANVCDNQYDCEDGSDELSCDPDTPTEEAPVDENAYETHEHESHNVPEFEASGEDYVPITETSPVYTSIYDAGCRGDTTFTCPESGKTICEEQLCDGEEQCPDGEDEMDCPSEGYDENGTDGETEYEPGTVFVLSLTHSLSVCLSVSVFVYYIYCGCVCFCTFFSGTCPLIVDRFPSMSCCLFPLIIILCVFSISLKIYFLQKF; this comes from the exons CAAATCCAAAACGATTTAATCTTCGATGATACCTTTGATATCGATCAATTCGAAGATGCTGCCTCATCGACTAAACTGCGAAGTGCGCGTGACCTAGACGAGAAAGCCTTTATCGAAGATGAACTACAGCCCGTGGATGAGGCCGACAATGAGGGCTCCTCCACCTCCTCTAACGATGGCAGTTGGTTAATGCAAAGCGTTAAACGTGTACGTCGTGAGTTGGGCCGTTTATTCGGTAGTGAAGAGAAGAAATTAGTGGCCGATAAGAAACATGCCAAAAATGTTGCCAAATTGGAGAAACAACGTAAACGTCAAGCCAAATTGGCGGAGAAGCAAAAGCGTAAAGCTGCCAATGCGGCACGCAACAATAAGGCCAAGAATCGTTTGAATAAACGTCAATCTTATGGTGATGAAGTTGAGGGTTCCGGTGATGATACTGAAGGTTATGGAGAGCATGATActt ggcAAACTTTGTTCAGCTTAAGTGAACCTTGGGTGAATGAATATCGTATGGGTAAAGGTTATGCTAGATTTATGgaactgcaacaacaaatccATGATGGTTTCTTACAATTCATCACTGATAACTATGGCAATGATGAGGATGAAGATTCTTATTTGCATCTCACTTTAATAAGAGTAGA ACCCACCCATGATAGCTTTATTATACATGTTATTGTACAAATCGATTTGCCTGAAAGATGGAGTGATTTTGGACAACGTTTCCAACACCATTTGATGACCTATAAGAAATTGGGTGAAACCTTTGGAGCCGATGCCGATAATAGTTATTATTTCAGACGTGTCAGAG ATCTACAAGATCACGAAAGAGTCGATCTCACAGACGACTACAATCACAATGGCGCTGAATCTCATCATCACGGTGAAGGTGTAGACATAAATAATGCTTATCATGGTGCTGGTGAAGGTACTGCCACTCATCATGCAAATAACGGTAACCCGGTTGCCGGAGAATTTAATGAATGTGATAGTGAGGGCTATTTCCAATGCAGCAACGGTCAAATGATCGAATGTCATAATCTCTGCAATAACTATGCCGATTGTGACGATGACAGTGATGAGGATGTGGAAATGTGCAATAAATACAATCTGGAAGAAGTTGATGAAGATTTGGATGAAGATGAAGATATTGTCACGTCACAAGAGGGCCATCGTGAAGGTGAGACCACCGATACACCCAATTATGATGATAATACTGCCTACGATCCCTATGACTATGATAGAGAACAGGAAATGGAAAGAGAAAGACAATTGGAAATACAACGCGAAAGAGAACGTCAAATCGAATTGGAACAGGAGAGACAAAGACAATTGCAACACGAACGTGAAATGGCCGAACAAGAACGTGCCAAACAATACGAAGCCGAAAGAGAAAGAGAGGAACAAGAGCGTGCTAGACAATATGAAGAACAACTTGCTCGCGAGGAAGAGGAAAGAGCTCGTCAATATGAGTTGGAAGAACAGGAAAGAGAGCGACAAGAACGCGAGAGAGAAGAGGAAGAACGTCGTGCACATGAAATGGATTATGAACGTGAACATGGTGGAGAACATGATGGTCAACCGGATCATGATCAAACCTATGATCATGAATATCAACCCGATCACGATCAAACCTATGGTCATGAATATCAACCACAACCTGGACACGATCAATCGTATGGTCAACCTCAACCTGGACACGATCAATCATATGATCATGAATATCAACCTCAGCCTGGTGACGATCAATCCTATGGTCAACCTCAGCCTGGCCATGATCAATCCTATGGTCAACCTCAGCCTGGTCATGATCAATCCTATGGTCAACCTCAACCTGGTCACGATCAATCATATGGTCAACCTCAACCTGGACACGATCAATCATATGGTCAACCTCAAGGTGGTCACGATCAATCATATGGTCAACCTCAAGCTGGTCACGATCAATCATATGGCCATGACTATCAACCCGGAACAAGTGCAGAAGATTCCGAATACGATTGTCATGTTAATCCTCATGGCTATTTTATCTGTCAAAGTGGCGAAACTGTACCTTGTGCCAATGTCTGCGATAATCAATACGATTGCGAAGATGGCAGTGATGAATTGTCATGTGATCCAG ACACACCCACCGAAGAGGCTCCCGTTGATGAAAATGCTTACGAAACACATGAACATGAATCTCACAATGTCCCCGAATTTGAAGCTTCTGGCGAAGACTATGTGCCCATTACTGAAACCAGCCCCGTCTACACCAGTATTTATGACGCTGGTTGCCGTGGCGATACAACTTTCACTTGCCCCGAAAGTGGCAAAACTATTTGCGAAGAACAATTGTGCGATGGTGAAGAACAGTGTCCCGATGGTGAGGATGAAATGGACTGTCCTTCGGAAGGTTACGATGAAAATGGCACCGATGGAGAAACCGAATATGAACCTGGTACTGTGTTTGTGTTATCACTCACTcactctctgtctgtctgtctgtctgtctctgtTTTTGTGTATTACATTTATTGTGGTTGTGTGTGTTTCTGTACCTTTTTTTCTGGAACATGTCCTCTCATAGTTGACAGGTTTCCATCCATGTCATGTTGTTTGTTCCCTCTCATCATTATATTGTGTGTGTTTtcaatatctttaaaaatttattttcttcagaaattttaa